A genomic stretch from Pontibacter liquoris includes:
- a CDS encoding glycosyltransferase family 117 protein, which produces MTDYRKINNIVGWVVFLIAAVVYVLTLEPTASFWDCGEFIASSYKLLVPHPPGAPLFLLVGRMFSLFASDVTQVAWWVNLLSGLCSAFTSLFLFWTITILAKRIMLKEGQAPTAANILLIMASGVVGALAYTFSDSAWFSATEAEVYAMSSFFTAIVFWAMLKWEAKAGESTADKWLILIAYLVGLSIGVHLLNLVAIPALAFLYYFRLYKPTFWGGVIAFLISAVVIAVIMWGIIPGLPSMAGDVEVFFVNSLGLPFGSGVIVFVLIVVVAIIVGIRYSITKNNRILNTALLSLVFVLIGYSSYMMIPIRSSYEPTIDENDPDDILSVVAYLKREQYGDRPLIYGPQYNAQPVDQEEGAPRYLKGKDKYIVTGHKIEPVYDSKDKTLLPRIYSDQPQHIAEYKKWVDLREGEMPTFGQNLSFLFRYQLGHMYWRYFLWNFAGRESDVQNAGVLWFGKDGPNIPDRVLESKARNCFYLLPLIVGILGLIYQVRKKERDAFVIGLLFFFTGIAIALYLNQPPTEPRERDYTFAGSFYAFSIWIGLGVLGVADLLEKVLKNNMAKAGLTTVLCLSVPLIMVAEGWDDHDRSGRYQSVDSAKNLLDSCAPNAILFTNGDNDTFPLWYAQEVEGYRTDVRVAVLSYLNTDWYIDQMKRQSYKSAPWPLSLENENYRQGTNDYLPYVERPQVAAGIDLKQFIKLVKENHPALQVQYGAGTTLLTMPTHNFFLNVDKQKVQEMGFIPAEKQAEITDRMQWTINKSLLEKKHLIMLDLLSTNDWKRPIYFSTTVNSADFIGLSQYFQLDGLAFRVVPVKTASEEQQGYVNKEVMYNNLMKKFSFRNFDDPNIFYDENYLRFSANARDKFAELAKAYLKDGNLAKAKEVTDYCFKVMPGNSLPYDYYTPQFISILNQVGEKEKARQVLDEMAKSSQQALDYYFVKGSLFDTEIQTNMVILQQLVNEAQAIGLQDRAEELQQQFMQYLQRMRG; this is translated from the coding sequence ATGACAGATTATCGCAAGATAAATAATATTGTAGGCTGGGTCGTGTTCCTGATCGCAGCTGTGGTGTATGTGCTCACACTGGAGCCAACGGCCAGCTTCTGGGACTGTGGCGAGTTTATCGCCAGCTCGTATAAGCTGCTGGTGCCGCACCCGCCGGGAGCGCCGCTCTTTTTGCTGGTCGGCCGCATGTTCTCGCTGTTTGCCAGCGATGTGACCCAGGTAGCCTGGTGGGTGAACCTGCTCTCGGGCCTGTGCAGCGCCTTTACGTCCCTGTTCCTGTTCTGGACTATTACGATCTTAGCCAAGCGCATTATGCTGAAAGAAGGCCAGGCGCCAACGGCTGCCAACATCCTGCTCATCATGGCGAGTGGCGTGGTGGGAGCGCTGGCCTATACTTTCTCCGACTCTGCCTGGTTCTCTGCCACCGAAGCCGAAGTATACGCCATGTCGTCGTTCTTTACGGCCATTGTGTTCTGGGCTATGCTCAAGTGGGAAGCAAAGGCAGGAGAATCTACCGCCGATAAATGGCTTATCCTGATTGCCTACCTGGTAGGCCTTTCCATTGGCGTGCACCTGCTCAACCTGGTTGCCATCCCGGCACTTGCCTTTCTCTACTACTTCCGCTTGTATAAACCCACTTTCTGGGGAGGCGTGATCGCTTTCCTGATCAGCGCGGTGGTGATTGCCGTGATCATGTGGGGCATTATCCCGGGGCTGCCTTCGATGGCCGGCGATGTGGAAGTGTTCTTTGTGAACAGCCTCGGCCTGCCTTTCGGCTCCGGCGTGATCGTGTTCGTGCTCATCGTGGTGGTGGCCATCATCGTGGGTATCCGTTACTCGATCACAAAAAACAACCGCATCCTGAACACTGCTTTGCTGAGCCTGGTATTTGTGCTGATCGGCTACTCGTCGTATATGATGATCCCGATCCGCTCAAGCTACGAACCGACCATCGACGAGAACGACCCGGATGATATCCTGAGCGTGGTGGCTTACCTCAAGCGCGAGCAGTACGGTGACCGGCCGCTAATTTACGGTCCGCAGTATAATGCCCAGCCGGTGGACCAGGAGGAAGGTGCCCCGCGTTATTTAAAAGGCAAGGACAAGTATATCGTAACGGGCCACAAGATCGAGCCGGTTTATGATAGCAAAGACAAAACGCTGCTGCCCCGCATTTACAGCGACCAGCCGCAACATATAGCCGAGTATAAGAAATGGGTGGACCTGCGCGAAGGCGAAATGCCGACGTTTGGTCAGAACCTGAGCTTTTTATTCCGTTATCAGTTGGGCCACATGTACTGGCGCTACTTTTTATGGAATTTTGCAGGCCGTGAAAGCGATGTGCAGAATGCCGGTGTGCTGTGGTTCGGAAAAGACGGCCCCAATATTCCGGACCGCGTGCTGGAGAGCAAAGCCCGCAATTGTTTTTACCTGTTGCCGCTCATAGTTGGTATACTTGGGCTGATCTACCAGGTGCGCAAAAAAGAGCGCGATGCGTTTGTGATCGGCCTGCTGTTCTTCTTTACCGGCATCGCCATTGCCTTGTACCTGAACCAGCCGCCTACCGAGCCGCGGGAGCGTGATTATACCTTTGCCGGCTCTTTCTACGCCTTCAGCATCTGGATTGGTCTGGGTGTGCTGGGCGTGGCTGATCTGCTGGAAAAAGTGCTTAAGAACAACATGGCCAAAGCAGGCCTGACTACCGTGCTCTGCCTGAGCGTGCCGTTGATAATGGTGGCCGAAGGATGGGACGATCATGACCGCTCGGGCCGTTACCAATCCGTGGATTCTGCCAAAAACCTGCTCGATTCGTGTGCGCCAAATGCCATCCTGTTTACCAATGGCGATAACGATACGTTCCCGCTGTGGTATGCCCAGGAGGTGGAAGGTTACCGGACCGATGTGCGCGTGGCCGTGCTGAGCTACCTCAACACGGACTGGTACATCGACCAGATGAAGCGCCAGTCCTACAAATCGGCGCCGTGGCCGCTGTCGCTGGAGAACGAGAATTACCGCCAGGGTACCAACGATTACCTGCCATACGTGGAGCGTCCGCAGGTAGCTGCCGGCATCGACCTGAAGCAGTTTATCAAGCTGGTGAAGGAAAACCACCCGGCCCTTCAGGTGCAGTATGGCGCGGGTACCACGCTGCTGACCATGCCTACGCACAACTTCTTTTTGAATGTGGACAAGCAAAAGGTGCAGGAGATGGGCTTTATTCCGGCCGAAAAACAGGCCGAGATAACCGACCGTATGCAGTGGACCATCAACAAGTCGCTACTGGAAAAGAAGCACCTGATCATGCTGGATTTGCTGAGCACCAACGACTGGAAGCGCCCGATTTACTTCTCTACCACCGTGAACAGCGCAGACTTTATTGGCTTGTCGCAGTATTTCCAACTCGACGGACTGGCGTTCCGGGTAGTGCCCGTGAAGACCGCCAGCGAGGAGCAGCAGGGCTATGTGAACAAAGAGGTGATGTATAACAACCTGATGAAGAAGTTCAGCTTCCGCAACTTTGATGACCCTAACATTTTCTACGATGAGAATTACCTGCGCTTCTCGGCCAATGCCCGCGACAAGTTTGCCGAGCTCGCCAAAGCATACCTGAAAGATGGCAACCTGGCCAAAGCCAAGGAGGTGACCGACTACTGCTTTAAAGTAATGCCGGGCAATTCCCTGCCATACGACTACTATACACCGCAGTTTATCTCCATCTTAAACCAGGTAGGCGAGAAGGAGAAAGCCCGCCAGGTGCTCGACGAGATGGCTAAAAGTTCGCAGCAGGCACTGGATTATTACTTTGTGAAAGGATCGCTGTTCGATACCGAGATCCAGACCAATATGGTGATCCTGCAGCAGCTGGTAAACGAGGCACAGGCAATTGGCCTCCAGGACCGTGCCGAGGAGCTGCAGCAGCAGTTTATGCAGTACCTGCAGCGCATGCGCGGCTAA
- a CDS encoding mannose-1-phosphate guanylyltransferase: protein MDNNTYVVIMAGGIGSRFWPFSRTNYPKQFHDVLGTGESMLQMTARRFKDICPPENIFVVTNKDYESLVKAQLPQLSDNQVLLEPVGRNTAPCIAYASYKISLLNPNANLVVAPSDHVVLKEQVFTDVINKAVAAAAKDDVLITLGITPSRPDTGYGYIQYINDETKSIKKVKTFTEKPNLELAQMFLNSGDFVWNSGIFIWNVQSILRAFRQYLSEISEIFEEGASALNTPEEQNFITRAYSQCRNISIDYGIMEKVDNVYVLLADMGWSDLGTWNSLYTINNKDENGNVIDGEVLLYETRDCIVKTPKERLVVLQGLEDYIVAEYDNVLMICKKSEEQKVKEFMADAKSKKGADYI, encoded by the coding sequence ATGGATAACAACACTTACGTAGTGATTATGGCTGGCGGCATCGGAAGCCGCTTCTGGCCTTTCAGCCGGACTAATTACCCCAAGCAGTTTCATGATGTGCTGGGCACCGGCGAAAGCATGCTGCAGATGACGGCCCGCCGCTTCAAGGATATTTGTCCGCCTGAAAACATCTTTGTGGTGACCAACAAAGACTACGAGTCCCTGGTAAAAGCGCAACTGCCGCAACTCAGCGACAATCAGGTGCTGCTAGAGCCTGTTGGCCGCAACACGGCCCCCTGCATTGCTTACGCGTCCTACAAGATTTCCCTGCTCAACCCCAATGCCAACCTGGTGGTGGCTCCCTCCGACCACGTGGTGCTGAAAGAACAGGTGTTTACGGACGTGATCAACAAGGCAGTAGCAGCTGCGGCCAAAGACGATGTACTGATCACGCTGGGCATTACCCCAAGCCGGCCAGACACCGGGTATGGCTATATCCAGTACATCAACGATGAAACCAAAAGTATAAAGAAAGTAAAGACCTTTACCGAAAAGCCGAACCTGGAACTAGCGCAGATGTTCCTCAACAGCGGAGACTTTGTATGGAACTCCGGCATTTTTATCTGGAACGTGCAAAGTATCCTGCGGGCTTTCCGCCAGTACCTGTCCGAGATTTCCGAGATCTTTGAAGAAGGCGCCAGCGCCCTCAACACGCCCGAAGAGCAGAACTTTATTACCCGCGCTTACTCCCAGTGCCGCAACATCTCTATCGATTACGGCATTATGGAGAAAGTCGACAACGTATATGTGCTGCTGGCCGATATGGGCTGGTCTGACCTGGGCACCTGGAACTCGCTTTATACCATCAACAACAAAGACGAGAACGGCAACGTGATAGACGGCGAGGTGCTGCTCTACGAAACCCGCGACTGCATTGTGAAAACGCCCAAAGAGCGCCTGGTGGTTTTGCAGGGGCTGGAAGATTACATCGTAGCCGAATACGACAACGTGCTGATGATCTGCAAAAAATCAGAAGAGCAAAAAGTAAAGGAGTTTATGGCAGACGCCAAGTCGAAGAAAGGCGCCGACTATATTTAA
- a CDS encoding GWxTD domain-containing protein, translating into MKYILIPFFLFMLLLSAGCGSPVSSGRRLEPVSMARPPRPEVTMLHRFYARGDSLYLFLRFEDVRQVLAVSQTAKSLYYSVRAGATERDAVLATDSVNIAKAGQVEGQGVLVPLTLPLRLVQEPNVLHLQLWQHLSAGERLQTKYRLPLQAAMGEKHFIVMQSASNRPLLQDYTTTTTPLLLQKYGPEAGLLEMQRFEADFTPALPPMSARQEVVPRTISVAETKTVVPGDTFYLQTPGLYLLAPGSKFAAGILAQPNAFPLVTMASELLPPLIYLTTTAEREALLRETDPKAAVDRFWLKLAGDKSKARELIRTYYGRVETANKLYTSHKAGWATDRGMIYIIYGIPSDVSHVGNTESWIYRDSETSPYVKFVFTKKENNFTGNHYELIRRPEYEESWYSTVAKWRAGITKM; encoded by the coding sequence ATGAAGTATATCCTGATCCCCTTCTTTCTTTTTATGCTGCTGCTAAGTGCCGGTTGTGGCAGTCCGGTATCTTCCGGCCGGCGGCTGGAGCCGGTAAGTATGGCGCGCCCGCCCCGGCCCGAGGTTACCATGCTGCACCGCTTTTATGCGCGTGGCGACAGCTTATACTTGTTCCTGCGGTTCGAAGATGTGCGGCAGGTGCTGGCGGTAAGCCAAACGGCCAAGAGCCTCTACTATAGCGTGCGGGCCGGTGCAACCGAGCGCGATGCCGTGTTAGCCACCGATTCGGTGAACATTGCTAAAGCGGGCCAGGTAGAGGGGCAGGGCGTGCTAGTGCCTTTAACGCTGCCGCTGCGCTTGGTACAGGAGCCCAACGTGCTGCACCTGCAGCTATGGCAGCACCTGAGCGCAGGCGAGCGCCTGCAAACCAAGTATAGGTTGCCCTTGCAGGCCGCTATGGGAGAGAAGCATTTTATAGTGATGCAATCCGCCAGTAACAGGCCCCTGTTGCAGGACTATACCACCACCACCACGCCCTTGCTGCTGCAGAAGTATGGCCCGGAGGCGGGCCTGCTGGAAATGCAGCGCTTTGAGGCCGATTTCACGCCGGCACTGCCGCCCATGTCGGCTCGGCAGGAGGTGGTGCCGCGCACCATTTCAGTAGCGGAAACAAAAACGGTGGTGCCAGGCGATACTTTTTACCTGCAAACACCCGGCCTTTACCTGCTTGCGCCGGGCAGCAAATTTGCAGCAGGCATCCTGGCGCAGCCCAATGCCTTTCCATTGGTAACGATGGCCAGTGAGCTGCTGCCACCGCTCATTTATCTCACTACCACCGCGGAGCGCGAGGCCCTGTTGCGGGAAACGGACCCCAAAGCAGCCGTGGACCGGTTCTGGTTAAAGCTGGCCGGCGACAAAAGCAAGGCGCGGGAGCTGATCCGCACCTACTATGGCCGGGTAGAGACCGCTAACAAGCTTTATACTTCGCACAAGGCCGGTTGGGCCACTGACCGGGGTATGATCTACATCATCTATGGCATACCCAGTGATGTAAGCCATGTGGGCAACACCGAGAGCTGGATCTACCGCGATTCGGAGACCTCGCCTTACGTGAAGTTCGTTTTTACCAAAAAAGAGAATAACTTTACCGGAAATCATTATGAGCTGATACGGCGCCCCGAATACGAGGAGAGCTGGTACAGCACAGTAGCCAAATGGAGAGCAGGTATAACAAAAATGTAG
- the rlmB gene encoding 23S rRNA (guanosine(2251)-2'-O)-methyltransferase RlmB, translating to MESRYNKNVGSRYGSPRTPREEKIEMIFGSRPILEAMLAGKTLEKIFLQRGSRNSTTDEITDLAKKFDVPVASVPVEKLNNLTRKNHQGAVAFLSTISYAPLAEIVTSLFEQGKSPLLLILDRITDVRNFGSIARNAECMGVDAIVIPSRGGAQINADAIKTSAGALHLVPVCREPNLKDTLDYLKDYGVQIVACTEKTEQSLTDNEVDMTGPTAIIMGSEEDGISPEYLKRADARLRIPLMGQIGSLNVSVATGIILYQAMSQRLHDSSNSGQPR from the coding sequence ATGGAGAGCAGGTATAACAAAAATGTAGGCAGCCGCTACGGTAGCCCCAGAACACCCCGGGAAGAGAAGATAGAAATGATTTTCGGCTCACGGCCTATTTTAGAAGCCATGCTAGCCGGTAAAACATTAGAGAAAATATTTCTGCAGCGGGGCTCCCGCAACAGCACCACCGACGAGATCACGGACCTGGCCAAAAAGTTTGATGTGCCGGTTGCCTCCGTACCCGTAGAGAAACTTAACAATCTCACCCGAAAAAATCACCAGGGAGCCGTGGCGTTCCTGTCGACCATCTCGTATGCGCCGCTGGCCGAGATCGTGACCTCCCTGTTTGAGCAAGGCAAGAGCCCACTGCTGCTTATCCTGGACCGCATTACGGATGTACGCAATTTTGGCTCCATTGCCCGCAACGCCGAATGTATGGGCGTAGATGCCATTGTGATCCCGAGCCGCGGCGGCGCACAGATCAATGCCGATGCCATTAAAACCTCGGCCGGGGCGCTGCACCTGGTGCCCGTTTGCCGCGAGCCAAACCTGAAAGACACCCTTGATTACCTGAAGGATTACGGCGTGCAGATAGTAGCCTGTACCGAGAAAACGGAGCAGAGCCTGACGGATAACGAAGTGGACATGACAGGACCCACAGCCATAATCATGGGAAGCGAAGAAGACGGTATTTCGCCGGAGTACCTCAAGCGCGCCGATGCCCGCCTGCGTATTCCGCTCATGGGCCAGATCGGCTCGCTAAACGTATCGGTAGCGACTGGCATTATTTTGTATCAGGCCATGAGCCAGCGCCTGCACGATAGCAGCAACTCCGGCCAACCAAGATAG